The following is a genomic window from Halichoerus grypus chromosome 5, mHalGry1.hap1.1, whole genome shotgun sequence.
GAAGCTTTGGGGCTGCTGTTGGGATCCGAGCCTTGGGAAGTACCAGTAGGCGGCTGAGATCTAGGGGGCGGGGCTGTGCGGGCGGTTGGATcgaggggtggggcagaagcatccaggaggctcagaggaaGGCGCTGCCTTAGTGAGCCCGTGTCTTTGGGCAGAGACAGAGGAGTGTGAAACTATGGGATGGGAAGGGGGAGGTTCTTGACAAAGctaatggagaaataaaaacaggacaGAGGAAATAAGGGTGGGAGAAAGATAGAAGAACAAGTTTTTCATCACATTCCTCAAAAGGCGCCCAAAGCCATAAAGCCTTCTGGGAGGGGGCGAATTGTGGAGGGCTAGCAAGGCCTGCCCATGACAGGGTCTCCCAGAGATTCACAGAAGGGTGTCCTTTTAGGAGAGAGCTTTTGGTGCCCTCCTACTGCCACACAGTCTTGAGGGTAACCGTATCCGAGGACTTCTCACAGAACCTTAAAAAACCACTGGGTTCATCCCCCTGCCTCCTGgctttgttctgccttttgaaatGGAGCCATAGTCCTTGGCGGGCTTGAGGTCTAGTCACTGGGCCCAGCTGCCTTTAGGAGAACTTGCAGTTCTGCACCCTGGCTCAGGGGCCCCACGCCTTCTCCTCATCCTCCCAGGGCCTCTGCTTAGAGCTTTGCCCTCTCCTCTTTCACCGCTATGGAGGGGGAGGATCACTCATTTTCTCTATGTAGGGGAGAAACAGGATATTAGTTCCTGGCAGATGGAGTAAACAGATAAACAAGAAGGTAACCTGGACTCGGTGATTTACTATTAACCCCTTTGCACCGTTTTGGTCGTTTTTGCCTTCCAGAAAAATAGGACCGAGGGAGGGGTGTTTATGTAAATGATGCTTAGAAAGGATTTGGGGGAGTTACAAGCATTGAACCCTGACCTGAAAACCCTGGCCAGAAATGCTACAGAGGCTTGGGGAAAATAGCTGAGGTGGCTTGAAGTGTTGGGAGGGGTGTGCCTCAGGCACAATCCTCCAGCCACCTGCCCCCTTTCTTCCCCCTTGGGGCTGTCTGGCCTGAaacctcttctccccctccttctccctgtctcctaGCCTcttcccaggaggctgggatgggTCTGAGAGTctgagaaagagcaggagaggaGATAAGCAGCTTAAAGGAGCGTCTAGGCTCAAGGCAGGGATGGAGGTAGGAGGCCGAAGTGGACTCATCGGTGTGCCTGTGGATGGCTTGCTGTCTGCACCCTGCCCCACCTGGCCGACTTACAGGCATGGGGAAATAGGGTTACTCAAGCTCTGGGGGCTAGTGGTAAGGTTGACCTGAGGGTTGCTGAATGGGCCTGAGATGTCCCTTTGGCTAGATTGGCTGTCTGGCAGTCATCCACTGGCTGCAGAGCATCTTTCTGATGAGTGCtgggtaggggggaggggcattgGCTACTTGGTAGCTCAGCCCCAGCACCCTTGGCAGTATTCTCGAGTGTCTCTCTTCTCCGCAGCACATGGTGATGAGCTTCCGGGTGTCTGAGCTTCAGGTGCTGCTCGGCTTTGCTGGCCGGAACAAGAGTGGACGGAAGCACGAGCTCCTGGCCAAGGCCCTGCACCTCCTCAAGTCCAGCTGTGCCCCCAGTGTCCAGATGAAGATCAAGGAGCTTTACCGCCGGCGCTTTCCCCGGAAGACCCTGGGGCCCTCTgatctctccctgctctctctgccccctggCACCCCTCCTGTTGGCTCCCCTGGTCCTCTGGCTCCCATTCCCCCGGCCCTCTTGGCCCCTGGCACCCTGCTGGGCCCCAAGCGTGAAGTGGACATGCacccccctctgccccagcccgtGCACCCTGATGTCACCATGAAACCATTGCCCTTCTATGAAGTCTATGGGGAGCTCATCCGGCCCACCACCCTCGGTACGGCTCCGTCTTCCTCAGTCTTCCTGATCCATACCTCTTGCCCAAGGCTTTCTTTAGGCTTTAGTCCTGTGGGATCAGCAGCCTGGGATGGGGGCAGCGTCTGTGGCTGCCTGTCATGGGCTCAGGAATAACCGCCCCTTTGTGTCCTCAGCGTCCACTTCTAGCCAGCGTTTCGAAGAGGCGCACTTTACCTTTGCCCTCACACCCCAGCAAGTGCAGCAGATTCTCACATCCAGGTACATCTCTCCCAGCCCTCGCACCTCATCTTGGGATGGTTACCCCTGGACTCTGCTCTCtgactttcttctcttctgtcctGCTCTCCTGCCTGTCCATCTTCCTGCACCTGCTTTGTCTCATTGTCTTGTGCGTCCCTGACTCTTCAGCCCTGCCCTCTGGGGGCCACATCCTGACatgtttccctctccttccctgtcaCAGAGAGGTTCTACCAGGAGCCAAATGTGACTATACTATACAAGTGCAGCTAAGGTGAGTcgatcctcctcctccttcccggCTGGGCTCCTGTTGGGGGTGGGAACGAAATCAGGGTATGACGGACACGGCTAGGAGATAGCCCTGCTCTGCCCCGTCCACCCCAACCTTGGGGCTCTCGTTGGCTGCTGAGGGCTACAGCTGCAGACATCTGTGACGGACTGAGATGCCCTGCCTTTCTGCCAGCTTCAGCTCAAGAGACTACCTTCCCCActctttcatcttttctcctctcttaccAGGTTCTGTCTCTGTGAGACCAGCTGCCCCCAGGAGGATTATTTTCCCCCCAACCTCTTTGTCAAGGTCAATGGGAAACTGTGCCCCCTGCCGGTAAATGCTCTTCCCTTTTTCTGGCAGTGACCCCTTTCCTCTTTCAGTTCTTAAATGTTAAATACAAACCTATTATGAAAGAGacatgcctagcacagtgcctggacaGAGTAGGTACTCAGTTTACTGAGGGATTAGTACAACCTAGAGAATACTAAGATAGGGCTGATGCACGAGGGTTCTATCAGAACCCAGAGGAGGGACATTAGTTCAACCCAAAGGTtcagggaagacttctctgaAGTGATGACCTCAGAGCTGAGAGTTGGAAGAAGTGGGGCATCCCTATTCTTCCTCCTCAGGAACCCAGGGAGTAGGTTTTTATTTCCCTGGTCAACGAATAAGCTGTCCTTTGTCCCCAGGAATGTACCCCACATACAACCCTAGATAATACTTTAGTTTTGTGAGTCACTGAATGGGCCCCCCATGTCCTTGGTCGGTGAGTGAGCTGGTCTTCCCTCCAGCAAGTGAGTAACCTGAGACAAGATGTCTTGAccattccctcccttccccagggttACCTTCCCCCTACCAAGAATGGGGCTGAGCCCAAGAGGCCTAGCCGCCCCATCAACATCACACCTCTGGCTCGTCTCTCGGCCACTGTTCCCAACACCATCGTGGTCAACTGGTCATCTGAGTTTGGACGGgtgagcagggctggggcagggaaccTAGAGAAGCCTGCAGGGTGTGAGGGGGCATTATCCCGTGTCCTGGGTTGGGGAAACATCTTCCTCTTTATGGGTCTTTCTGCCTTAACCTGCTGTCTGTGGTCCTCATGGGACAAAGGGTTGGGGTGGTGATGTGCAGGGCAGAGGCTAactgcctccccctccctccaagtAGAACTACTCCTTGTCTGTGTACCTGGTGAGACAGTTGACTGCAGGGACCCTTCTACAAAAACTCAGAGCAAAGGGTATCCGGAACCCAGACCACTCTCGGGCACTGAGTGAGTAACATCCTGCCCCCCTTTCCCACTCTGATTTGGATCCAAGTCTTCCTGGTCCTCAAGCCTTTATAATCAAACCCATCCCCATCTCATGACAGTATACCTCATGTCACACATGGACTCCAACCCTCCCCCTATCCCCGTACCAGTCTTCATGGTTGAGAAGTCAGCCCCCTCCCAGGCACTGAGTGACACCCTTGCATTCTCAATTATACATCTGCTTTGCGCCTCACAGaccctgcctccagccctgctGGAGTATGGCTTCTTTAGACTggaaagagtctttttttttttaagattttatttatttatttgagagagagagagtacgagtggggtgaggggcagagggagaagcagactccccgccgagcagggagcctgatgtggggcttgatcctgggactccaggatcatgacctgagccaaaggcaggtgcttaaccgactgagccacccaggcgcccctagactggAAAGAGTCTTAAGGATCATCTAATCTAACCCTCTTGTGATGCTTCAGTTCCCTCTAAGTCATCTCTGCCAAAATGTCACCCAGCTGTATTTAAGTATCTTCAGGGATGGGGAAATCTCTCCCTCACACCCAGTCTTCATGTGATATCCCACTGGCCCCCAAAGACCACCCTCAACGTGACATCCCACTGGCCCCCAACGGCACTCTGCCCAGCTGCCTCTCAGCCAGAGCCGTCTGCTTCTGGCCTCACTGCCTTCTGGGCTTCATCTCCAGATTTGCTGACCCCATGGCTCTGGCCTCATTCTTGTTTCAGTCAAGGAGAAATTGACCGCTGACCCGGACAGTGAGGTGGCCACTACAAGTCTCCGGGTGTCACTCATGTGCCCGGTGGGTACAGGGGagatgagaagggggaggagggttgGGTTAAACTCTGGACCCAGATGAGGGCTCCTAGGGCTACCAGAGTGAGGCTTCCTGGGATATAGGGACTCTGACCAGAGAACTCGTCTCTTCTCAGCTAGGGAAGATGCGCCTGACAGTCCCTTGTCGTGCCCTCACCTGCGCCCACCTGCAGAGCTTCGATGCTGCCCTTTATCTACAGATGAATGAGAAGAAGCCAACATGGACATGTCCTGTGTGTGACAAGAAGGCTCCCTATGAATCTCTTATCATTGATGGGTAGGGCCACTCTGCATTCTGCTTCCTCTTACCTAGGATATCCACTAGGGACACCCCCCCATCTGTATATTGAGAGACCTTCCTTGCCCTCCCAGGAACCCCAATTCTTAACCTATCAATCcctttatatgtatatgtatatatataatttttcacctttataatatacagttgacccttgaacaatatgggtccacttatacacagatttttttcaatacagtacagtaaatataaatgtattttctcttctttatgatttttctaatatttttcttttgtctagcttactgtattataagaatacagtatataatacacatacaaaatatgtgttaattgactgttgatgttattggtaaggcttcttctggtcaacagtaggctattgttagttaagttttgggggaagtcaaaagttatccatggatttttttttaaacagtaaagacttttttaaaaaaagatttatttatttactttagagaaagagggagagagtgtggggtgggggggtgaggggcagagggagagggagaggacattaagcaggctctatgcccagagtggagcctgacatggggctcgatccagaccagagccgaaaccaagaatcggatgctcaactgactgcgccacccaggcgccccatccatgGATTTTTGGTTGTGTGAGGTGCTCTTAACCGTCATGTTGTTCACGGtcaattgtatatatttccaACATTGAGGATTTACTGCATTAGGCATCATGCTGTGCACTTTGCACGCCtcatctcactgaatcctcataaTTAACCTTGTGAGATGGGTATGGTcattacaggtgaggaagctgagacctAGAGAGATGATCTTGCTCAAAGTTGTAATtgttagtaagtggcagaatcaaTGTATTGAACTGATACAATGTATCTCCTAGATACCTGACCTCTCACTGACCATGGTAAGGAAAAGTTCTTCTGAGGGTCTGGATGTACTGATCTAGCTAGTCCTAACCCCCGTCCGGAGCCTAAATTACGGTCCTTGTTCCCAGTGCCCTCTTTGAGATGGTTTATGGAGTTCTGTATCTGTGTTCCTTTTGTCTTGTCACAAGTACTACATGAAACATGTGCTTAGAATGTATTTTTTGGAAAACTTAGCATTTAAAGTTGGCAAATCTCTTTTATATTACCTTACTTTATTTGATTCCGACAACTCAAGAGAGTTGAGTAGAGTGAATAATGTCCctattttacagacgaggaaacaggTTCAAAGAGGTGAGTCCCAGAACTCCCCGGCTACTGTTCCCAGCCATCTCCCAGCCCCATGAGTTCccatctctccccttcccccagcttgttCATGGAGATACTTAATTCCTGTTCGGATTGTGATGAGATCCAGTTCATGGAAGATGGATCCTGGTGCCCAATGAAACCCAAGAAGGAGGCATCTGA
Proteins encoded in this region:
- the PIAS3 gene encoding E3 SUMO-protein ligase PIAS3 isoform X1; the encoded protein is MAELGELKHMVMSFRVSELQVLLGFAGRNKSGRKHELLAKALHLLKSSCAPSVQMKIKELYRRRFPRKTLGPSDLSLLSLPPGTPPVGSPGPLAPIPPALLAPGTLLGPKREVDMHPPLPQPVHPDVTMKPLPFYEVYGELIRPTTLASTSSQRFEEAHFTFALTPQQVQQILTSREVLPGAKCDYTIQVQLRFCLCETSCPQEDYFPPNLFVKVNGKLCPLPGYLPPTKNGAEPKRPSRPINITPLARLSATVPNTIVVNWSSEFGRNYSLSVYLVRQLTAGTLLQKLRAKGIRNPDHSRALIKEKLTADPDSEVATTSLRVSLMCPLGKMRLTVPCRALTCAHLQSFDAALYLQMNEKKPTWTCPVCDKKAPYESLIIDGLFMEILNSCSDCDEIQFMEDGSWCPMKPKKEASEVCPPPGYGLDGLQYSPVQEGNPSENKKKVEVIDLTIESSSDEEDLPPTKKHCPVTSAAIPALPGSKGVLTSGHQPSSVLRSPAMGTLGGDFLSSLPLHEYPPAFPLGADIQGLDLFSFLQTESQHYGPSVITSIDEQDALGHFFQYRGTPSHFLGPLAPTLGSSHRSTTPAPPPGRVSSIVAPGGALREGPGGPLSSGPSLTGCRSDIISLD
- the PIAS3 gene encoding E3 SUMO-protein ligase PIAS3 isoform X3: MAELGELKHMVMSFRVSELQVLLGFAGRNKSGRKHELLAKALHLLKSSCAPSVQMKIKELYRRRFPRKTLGPSDLSLLSLPPGTPPVGSPGPLAPIPPALLAPGTLLGPKREVDMHPPLPQPVHPDVTMKPLPFYEVYGELIRPTTLASTSSQRFEEAHFTFALTPQQVQQILTSREVLPGAKCDYTIQVQLRFCLCETSCPQEDYFPPNLFVKVNGKLCPLPGYLPPTKNGAEPKRPSRPINITPLARLSATVPNTIVVNWSSEFGRNYSLSVYLVRQLTAGTLLQKLRAKGIRNPDHSRALIKEKLTADPDSEVATTSLRVSLMCPLGKMRLTVPCRALTCAHLQSFDAALYLQMNEKKPTWTCPVCDKKAPYESLIIDGLFMEILNSCSDCDEIQFMEDGSWCPMKPKKEASEVCPPPGYGLDGLQYSPVQEGNPSENKKKVEVIDLTIESSSDEEDLPPTKKHCPVTSAAIPALPGSKGVLTSGHQPSSVLRSPAMGTLGGDFLSSLPLHEYPPAFPLGADIQGLDLFSFLQTESQVEKLRQADIWTKNSILGCRFFCT
- the PIAS3 gene encoding E3 SUMO-protein ligase PIAS3 isoform X2 translates to MAELGELKHMVMSFRVSELQVLLGFAGRNKSGRKHELLAKALHLLKSSCAPSVQMKIKELYRRRFPRKTLGPSDLSLLSLPPGTPPVGSPGPLAPIPPALLAPGTLLGPKREVDMHPPLPQPVHPDVTMKPLPFYEVYGELIRPTTLASTSSQRFEEAHFTFALTPQQVQQILTSREVLPGAKCDYTIQVQLRFCLCETSCPQEDYFPPNLFVKVNGKLCPLPGYLPPTKNGAEPKRPSRPINITPLARLSATVPNTIVVNWSSEFGRNYSLSVYLVRQLTAGTLLQKLRAKGIRNPDHSRALIKEKLTADPDSEVATTSLRVSLMCPLGKMRLTVPCRALTCAHLQSFDAALYLQMNEKKPTWTCPVCDKKAPYESLIIDGLFMEILNSCSDCDEIQFMEDGSWCPMKPKKEASEVCPPPGYGLDGLQYSPVQEGNPSENKKKVEVIDLTIESSSDEEDLPPTKKHCPVTSAAIPALPGSKGVLTSGHQPSSVLRSPAMGTLGGDFLSSLPLHEYPPAFPLGADIQGLDLFSFLQTESQESDSDWMISQLTCHLPPATGRVLYKHPTVALHAYRL